In a single window of the Streptomyces sp. CGMCC 4.7035 genome:
- a CDS encoding ATP-binding protein gives MPVLAARSGGEDQPAGRGSPYLQILGPLRIWRDGVEQGAGPRQQAYLLALLLARAGRPTSTSELIDLIWGDAVPSSALNVLQKYIGTLRRLLEPLLPAREAGSFLHRRGNSYLFAADAATLDLVAFRERVDAARAALTRHDHEVALDHYVGALGLWHGPAGDGIADGTIATTVFAALNNEFYDACTAAAELAVPMRQPERVLAALQLAASMAPFNEPVLAGLVGVLGAAGRQAEALSVFRQVRDRLADELGIDPGPALENAQRRILTQPPASPLVREADEEIGRTTAATLIGRTEELATLRRIVERALAGDTAIGVVEGEPGAGKTRLLEEAAAVAGRLGALTVWGSCLEGDGTPAMWPWEQALSQVVRSLPAPASEQWLTGGLGSLLAARDHATRELPDGNAQFRLFEQVVALVGQASARRPILLILDDLQWADATSLQLLQHLAGRLPQGTAIIGALRDRAPTLSPGLSRVLAAASRRPGHRRFRLGPLGPADVAALIRHEAGQDPGDDVARAIHARTSGNPFFVRELSRLLSGNGAIGDGDTSASARVPSTVHDVVRDRMAGLDDRARDLLHVAALIGRDVDLRLLSRATGVDVADCLHHLEPLHTLGLLEPGPHDPSSLRFAHDLVRESVSETATKQQVTQLHLRVADALEQIHADDEDVAERLAYHLWAAGPLAEPVRTAEALIRAGRRAAAKLAFESANRQLRSAIQVTRASGLMELEFSALTLLAIVVRRQSGYDASTFDLLERAEYLARTLGREAEAADFLFIRLMGAYTSIEKGRGQLARRMHELGQVSSDPAVRRYGRQAWGLHQWDIGNIGEAYRSFIKEDVAAAGGTVAPDEETPLRRDGSIPGEGPGWRAVMTALHGDVDAALAFVDTWDTPGDPYAASVWVYYTTMIASMAGDAEAARRAGERWVAAGLARLRAQIDHYIRQSWCWARALTGEDPAGAAAEAEELLVANLLHPPQWGIAYHYALIAEMWLAAGLPDRADAALDRADQAMWDYGQRYAEGLLLLLKARLLQARGVPLTAVRAAAERAYTQSTACEAHLFARRAERLLSGLGGNA, from the coding sequence GTGCCAGTCCTTGCGGCCCGGTCCGGCGGTGAAGATCAGCCGGCCGGGAGAGGCTCGCCGTATCTGCAGATCCTGGGCCCGTTGCGGATCTGGCGCGACGGTGTCGAACAGGGCGCCGGGCCACGGCAACAGGCGTACCTCCTGGCTCTGTTGCTGGCCCGCGCCGGCAGGCCGACCAGCACGAGCGAGCTGATCGACCTGATCTGGGGTGATGCCGTCCCCTCCAGCGCCTTGAACGTCCTTCAGAAGTACATCGGCACGTTGCGACGGCTGCTCGAGCCTCTGCTGCCCGCTCGCGAAGCCGGCTCGTTCCTCCACCGTCGCGGCAATTCCTACCTTTTCGCCGCCGACGCCGCCACGCTGGACCTCGTCGCCTTCCGAGAACGCGTCGATGCCGCCAGGGCCGCGCTGACTCGGCACGATCACGAGGTGGCCCTCGATCACTACGTCGGAGCGCTCGGGCTCTGGCACGGCCCGGCGGGCGACGGCATCGCCGACGGGACAATCGCCACGACGGTCTTCGCCGCACTCAACAACGAGTTCTACGACGCGTGCACGGCGGCGGCGGAGCTCGCCGTGCCGATGAGGCAACCGGAGCGGGTGCTTGCGGCTCTGCAACTGGCCGCATCGATGGCACCGTTCAACGAACCCGTGCTTGCCGGTCTCGTCGGCGTTCTCGGCGCTGCCGGACGCCAGGCGGAGGCACTGTCGGTGTTTCGTCAGGTCCGCGACCGGCTCGCCGACGAGCTCGGCATCGACCCGGGTCCGGCGCTGGAGAACGCACAGCGGCGGATTCTCACCCAGCCCCCGGCGTCGCCGCTCGTGCGGGAGGCGGACGAGGAGATCGGGCGGACCACGGCGGCCACCTTGATCGGCCGGACCGAGGAACTCGCCACGCTGCGGCGCATCGTGGAGCGCGCACTCGCCGGCGACACCGCGATCGGCGTCGTCGAAGGCGAACCGGGGGCAGGCAAGACCCGGCTGCTGGAGGAGGCCGCCGCCGTGGCGGGCCGGCTGGGTGCACTCACCGTCTGGGGCTCCTGCCTGGAGGGCGATGGGACACCGGCGATGTGGCCGTGGGAGCAGGCCCTGAGCCAGGTCGTCCGCAGTCTGCCCGCTCCGGCGAGCGAACAGTGGCTCACCGGCGGGCTGGGAAGCCTCCTTGCGGCGCGGGACCACGCGACCCGGGAACTCCCCGACGGCAACGCCCAGTTCCGGCTGTTCGAACAGGTCGTCGCCCTGGTCGGACAAGCGTCGGCGCGGCGGCCGATCCTCCTGATACTCGATGACCTCCAATGGGCCGACGCCACCTCCCTGCAGTTGTTGCAGCACCTGGCGGGGCGGCTGCCCCAGGGCACCGCGATCATCGGCGCGCTACGCGACCGCGCACCCACACTCAGCCCGGGCCTCTCCCGGGTGCTGGCCGCTGCCAGCCGGCGGCCCGGTCATCGGAGGTTCCGGCTCGGCCCGCTCGGTCCGGCCGACGTGGCCGCACTCATCCGCCACGAAGCCGGCCAGGATCCCGGCGACGACGTCGCCCGCGCCATCCACGCCCGTACCTCCGGCAATCCGTTCTTCGTCCGCGAACTGTCCCGGCTCCTCAGCGGGAACGGCGCGATCGGCGACGGCGACACCTCCGCCTCGGCCAGGGTCCCCTCCACCGTCCATGACGTCGTCCGCGACCGGATGGCCGGGCTCGACGACCGCGCCCGCGACCTGCTGCACGTGGCCGCGCTCATCGGCCGCGACGTCGACCTCAGACTGCTGTCCCGCGCCACCGGTGTGGACGTCGCGGACTGTCTCCATCACCTGGAACCGCTGCATACGCTCGGGCTGCTCGAACCCGGGCCGCACGACCCGTCCTCGCTCCGCTTCGCGCACGACCTGGTGCGCGAGTCGGTCTCCGAGACCGCGACGAAACAGCAGGTCACCCAGCTGCATCTGCGCGTCGCGGACGCGCTCGAACAGATCCATGCCGACGACGAGGACGTCGCCGAACGCCTCGCATACCACCTGTGGGCCGCCGGCCCCCTCGCCGAGCCCGTTCGCACGGCGGAGGCGCTGATCCGCGCCGGGCGCCGTGCGGCAGCCAAACTTGCCTTCGAGTCCGCCAATCGGCAGCTGCGCTCCGCCATACAGGTCACCCGGGCTTCCGGACTCATGGAGCTGGAGTTCTCCGCCCTCACGCTGCTCGCCATCGTCGTCAGACGACAGTCGGGGTACGACGCCTCGACATTCGATCTGCTGGAGCGGGCCGAATACCTGGCCCGCACCCTCGGCCGGGAGGCGGAGGCCGCCGACTTCCTCTTCATCCGTCTGATGGGTGCCTACACCTCCATCGAGAAGGGCCGCGGGCAGTTGGCCCGCCGCATGCACGAGCTCGGTCAGGTGTCCTCCGATCCGGCCGTCCGACGCTACGGCCGGCAGGCCTGGGGCCTGCATCAGTGGGACATCGGCAACATCGGCGAGGCGTACCGGTCCTTCATCAAGGAGGATGTCGCCGCTGCCGGCGGCACCGTCGCCCCGGACGAAGAGACACCGCTCCGGAGGGATGGCAGCATTCCCGGGGAAGGGCCCGGCTGGCGGGCAGTCATGACCGCGCTGCACGGTGATGTCGACGCGGCGCTGGCTTTCGTCGACACCTGGGACACTCCGGGGGACCCGTACGCGGCCTCGGTCTGGGTCTACTACACGACCATGATCGCTTCCATGGCCGGGGACGCCGAAGCGGCACGGCGAGCCGGCGAGCGGTGGGTCGCCGCCGGCCTCGCCCGTCTCCGCGCCCAGATCGACCACTACATACGGCAGAGCTGGTGCTGGGCACGCGCCCTCACCGGCGAGGATCCGGCCGGCGCCGCGGCCGAGGCCGAGGAACTCCTGGTCGCCAACCTGCTCCATCCGCCGCAATGGGGCATCGCCTACCACTACGCACTGATCGCCGAGATGTGGCTGGCAGCCGGATTGCCCGATCGGGCCGACGCCGCTCTCGACCGAGCCGACCAGGCGATGTGGGACTACGGCCAGCGTTACGCCGAAGGGCTGCTCCTGCTGCTGAAGGCGCGCCTGCTGCAGGCCCGCGGTGTACCCCTCACCGCTGTTAGGGCCGCCGCCGAACGGGCCTACACGCAATCCACCGCATGTGAGGCGCACCTGTTCGCGCGACGCGCCGAACGACTCCTCTCAGGACTTGGAGGCAACGCATGA
- a CDS encoding cupin domain-containing protein, translated as MTGHDASDRAVITQDAPPTRVVEIGGPGGPVFYEVWNTRQTPAVIDRQSGEPAEDGLVLGPPERGTRIRVIDFPPEDDRIRNLTGAEAAEKFGEMGGADAARSAAGAPHPLMHRTQTIDYGIVIEGELTLVLDEGETIVRTGDIVIQRGTNHAWANRSAANCRVAFVLIDGQYTDGL; from the coding sequence GTGACCGGCCATGACGCGTCCGACCGTGCGGTCATCACGCAGGACGCACCGCCGACTCGCGTGGTGGAGATCGGCGGGCCTGGTGGCCCGGTCTTCTACGAGGTGTGGAATACACGCCAGACGCCGGCCGTCATCGACCGGCAGTCGGGTGAGCCGGCGGAGGACGGTCTGGTGCTCGGACCTCCCGAGCGTGGCACTCGCATCCGGGTGATCGACTTCCCTCCGGAGGACGACCGGATCCGAAACCTGACGGGGGCCGAGGCGGCCGAGAAGTTCGGGGAGATGGGCGGTGCCGACGCCGCACGGTCCGCTGCCGGCGCCCCGCATCCGTTGATGCACCGCACGCAGACGATCGACTACGGGATCGTGATCGAGGGCGAGCTCACGCTGGTTCTCGACGAGGGCGAGACCATCGTCCGCACCGGAGACATCGTGATTCAGCGCGGCACCAACCACGCATGGGCAAACCGGTCGGCCGCGAACTGCCGGGTCGCCTTCGTACTCATCGACGGCCAGTACACCGACGGACTCTGA
- a CDS encoding carboxymuconolactone decarboxylase family protein — protein sequence MRIRPIPPNELSPRLREVHDGIAGLVTEEQGRVVILDDDGALVGPFAAMLHFPTFGVPALFLQRAVAAEAHLDPIVREVAILTVGGAYGARYLLYAHEQTADEVGLPAAQIATLAAGGRPSGLSDEQAVAHDVATALTSGRILPDSTYDRATQLLGHDGVGELVFLIGSYCLIAMVLNCFDVPVPGREPSTAQP from the coding sequence ATGCGTATTCGACCCATCCCACCCAATGAGCTCAGCCCCCGACTCCGCGAGGTGCACGACGGAATCGCCGGCCTCGTCACCGAGGAGCAGGGACGCGTCGTCATCCTCGACGACGACGGCGCGCTCGTCGGGCCGTTCGCGGCGATGCTGCACTTCCCCACGTTCGGGGTTCCGGCTCTGTTTCTGCAGCGGGCGGTCGCGGCCGAGGCTCACCTCGACCCCATCGTCCGCGAGGTGGCGATCCTCACCGTCGGAGGCGCCTACGGCGCCCGGTACCTGCTGTACGCACACGAGCAGACGGCAGACGAGGTCGGCCTTCCGGCGGCACAGATCGCGACCCTGGCGGCGGGCGGTCGGCCCTCCGGGCTCAGTGACGAACAGGCCGTCGCCCACGACGTCGCGACGGCGTTGACCTCCGGGCGCATACTCCCGGACTCCACATACGACCGGGCCACGCAGTTGCTGGGCCACGACGGGGTCGGCGAGCTCGTGTTCCTCATCGGCAGCTACTGCCTCATCGCGATGGTGCTGAACTGCTTCGACGTACCGGTCCCCGGTCGGGAACCGTCAACGGCCCAGCCGTGA
- a CDS encoding ATP-binding protein produces the protein MRVWRDGVELDAGPPQQAYLLAVLLARAGEPVSISELVDLIWAEDVPVSAVNILQKYVGALRRLLEPALPAREPGSYLQRRGSAYLFVAAPGTLDVVWFRELVDAAEGAVAEQRPVAALDRYLEAVGLWHGSAGDGVAYGSTGMAIFAGLDGEFRHACVAAAELAIGLGRPERVLQSLHMAARMAPLHERVQASLIAALAAAGQPAEALSVFRTVRARLAEELGVDPGPALVAAHLRVLERAPAEEMPRERPAAPTVGAPTADSLVGRAEELAVVRHAVESALAGSTGLVLVEGEPGVGKTRLLEEAGAEANRRGALVVRGHCLPGDGTPSMWPWAQVVNALLDDVPARGDWQAGELSRLVTPRGSGQTMSVLPDSGVRFRFFEEAVALVRQVSARRPVVLVVDDLQWADAASLDLLRHLMARLPGGTAVIGALRDRAPAPSPELGRMLAAASRLPGHRRIPLGPLGPAEVAELVRRETGQDPGPGATRLIHTRTAGNPFFVRELSRFLADGDVLTEATAVRTAVPATVRDVVRDRTAGLGADARSLLQIAALIGRTVDLALLARAAGLDHQTCLDRLESCDGLGLLEPSPGDPYSFGFPHDLVRESVAEDIPPPRAARLHLLVADALEHRAADTELVAERLAHHLWSAGPLADPARTATALLRAGRCAAAKLALEAAARQLHSAAQVARTAGLAELELAALSLFTAVDGMRAGYVGSAVDLLERAEHLSRGLDREREAADFLFSRWAAYAQGMKLDRAGRLARRLLEQGEASDDPVVRAYGRYAWGIHQWGVGNIGEAFRYLSRTDWTVLDDPARQEEDPLRRDLRLMAGGMLAMMTALHGDTDAALALLDTMEAAAGDDPYVMTVWATYSARVAALIGDPVRARRAAERGIAVDPAFSFGFLGSYQRLARCWARAVTGEDPAGAAVEAQDLIVASLSDPPRSGLATWYGLLGEMWLAAGKLDEADAALDRADSAIETYGQRYAESLLLLLRARVLRARGEPVASLRAVAERAHALSVEREAHLFARRAEELMAELADGTSR, from the coding sequence TTGCGGGTCTGGCGAGACGGTGTGGAACTGGACGCCGGCCCTCCGCAGCAGGCCTATCTGCTCGCCGTTCTCCTCGCCCGTGCGGGCGAGCCGGTCAGCATCAGCGAGTTGGTCGACCTGATCTGGGCCGAGGACGTCCCGGTCTCGGCGGTCAACATTCTCCAGAAGTACGTCGGCGCGCTCCGGCGGCTGCTGGAGCCGGCGTTGCCCGCACGTGAACCCGGCTCGTACCTGCAGCGCCGCGGGAGCGCGTACCTGTTCGTGGCTGCCCCCGGGACACTGGACGTCGTCTGGTTCCGTGAGCTGGTCGACGCGGCCGAGGGCGCCGTCGCAGAGCAGCGGCCCGTTGCTGCACTCGACCGGTACTTGGAGGCGGTGGGGCTCTGGCACGGCTCGGCCGGCGACGGGGTCGCCTACGGCTCGACCGGTATGGCGATCTTCGCCGGGCTGGACGGCGAGTTCCGCCACGCCTGCGTGGCGGCAGCCGAGTTGGCGATAGGGCTCGGCCGGCCCGAACGTGTGCTCCAGTCCTTGCACATGGCCGCCCGGATGGCGCCGTTGCACGAGAGAGTGCAGGCGAGTCTCATCGCCGCCCTGGCTGCCGCAGGCCAACCGGCCGAGGCGCTGTCGGTGTTCCGGACCGTCCGCGCCCGGCTGGCCGAGGAACTGGGCGTCGACCCCGGCCCGGCACTGGTGGCCGCTCACCTGCGTGTGCTGGAACGGGCACCGGCTGAGGAAATGCCCCGTGAACGGCCTGCGGCACCCACCGTCGGGGCGCCGACCGCCGACAGTCTGGTCGGCCGGGCCGAGGAACTGGCGGTGGTGCGGCATGCGGTGGAATCGGCACTCGCCGGATCGACGGGGCTCGTGCTCGTCGAAGGAGAACCCGGAGTGGGCAAGACCCGCCTGCTCGAGGAGGCCGGCGCCGAGGCGAACCGGCGTGGCGCGCTCGTCGTCCGGGGCCACTGCCTGCCGGGGGACGGCACGCCGTCGATGTGGCCGTGGGCGCAGGTCGTCAACGCGCTCCTGGACGACGTGCCGGCGCGGGGGGACTGGCAGGCGGGCGAACTCAGTCGTCTCGTGACACCGCGCGGCAGCGGTCAGACGATGTCGGTGCTGCCGGACAGCGGCGTCCGGTTCCGTTTCTTCGAGGAGGCTGTCGCGCTCGTCCGCCAGGTATCGGCGCGGCGACCCGTGGTGCTCGTCGTCGACGACCTTCAGTGGGCCGATGCCGCCTCGCTGGATCTGCTCCGTCATCTGATGGCCCGGCTGCCGGGCGGCACCGCCGTGATCGGGGCGCTCCGCGACCGTGCGCCCGCGCCGAGCCCGGAACTGGGGCGGATGCTCGCCGCGGCGAGTCGGCTGCCCGGTCACCGCAGGATCCCGCTCGGCCCGCTCGGCCCGGCCGAGGTGGCCGAACTCGTCCGCCGTGAGACGGGGCAGGACCCGGGCCCGGGTGCCACCCGCCTCATCCACACCCGCACCGCCGGCAACCCCTTCTTCGTCCGCGAGCTGTCCCGGTTTCTCGCCGACGGCGATGTCCTCACGGAGGCCACCGCGGTCCGGACCGCGGTACCGGCCACTGTCCGGGATGTCGTTCGCGACCGGACGGCCGGACTGGGGGCCGACGCCAGAAGCCTGTTGCAGATCGCGGCGCTGATCGGCCGTACCGTCGACCTCGCTCTCCTTGCCCGTGCCGCCGGTCTGGACCACCAGACGTGTCTGGACCGCCTGGAGTCGTGCGACGGGCTCGGCCTGCTCGAACCCTCGCCCGGGGACCCCTACTCGTTCGGATTTCCGCACGACCTGGTCCGCGAATCGGTGGCCGAGGACATACCGCCACCGCGCGCGGCCCGGCTGCACCTGCTGGTCGCCGACGCCCTGGAGCACAGGGCCGCGGACACCGAGCTGGTGGCCGAGCGCCTTGCCCATCACCTGTGGTCTGCCGGGCCGCTCGCGGATCCGGCCCGGACCGCGACCGCGCTGCTCCGCGCCGGCCGGTGCGCGGCGGCCAAACTGGCTCTTGAGGCGGCCGCGCGCCAGCTTCACTCGGCCGCGCAGGTGGCACGGACAGCGGGCCTGGCGGAGCTGGAGCTGGCTGCCCTGTCACTGTTCACCGCGGTGGACGGCATGCGGGCGGGATACGTGGGGTCGGCGGTCGACCTGCTGGAGCGGGCCGAACATCTTTCCCGTGGACTCGACCGGGAACGGGAGGCCGCCGACTTCCTCTTCTCCCGCTGGGCCGCGTACGCCCAGGGCATGAAACTGGACCGCGCCGGCCGGCTGGCCCGCCGGCTGCTCGAGCAGGGCGAGGCGTCCGACGACCCGGTCGTGCGCGCCTACGGCCGGTACGCCTGGGGCATCCACCAATGGGGTGTCGGCAACATCGGTGAGGCGTTCCGGTACCTGAGCCGGACCGACTGGACCGTGCTGGACGACCCGGCCCGTCAGGAGGAAGACCCGCTCCGGCGCGATCTGCGGCTGATGGCGGGCGGGATGCTCGCGATGATGACCGCGCTGCACGGTGACACCGACGCGGCGCTGGCCCTGCTCGACACGATGGAGGCCGCCGCGGGGGACGATCCCTACGTGATGACGGTCTGGGCGACCTACTCCGCACGGGTCGCCGCGTTGATCGGCGACCCCGTGCGGGCACGTCGCGCGGCTGAGCGCGGGATCGCCGTGGACCCCGCGTTCTCGTTCGGCTTCCTCGGCAGCTATCAACGGCTGGCCCGGTGCTGGGCGCGCGCTGTGACCGGCGAGGACCCGGCCGGCGCAGCCGTAGAGGCGCAGGACCTGATCGTCGCGTCGCTCTCCGACCCGCCACGCTCGGGCCTGGCCACCTGGTACGGGCTCCTCGGCGAGATGTGGCTGGCGGCGGGAAAGCTGGACGAGGCCGACGCGGCGCTCGACCGGGCGGACTCGGCCATCGAAACGTACGGCCAGCGCTACGCCGAAAGCCTGCTGCTTCTGCTCCGGGCACGGGTGCTGCGGGCACGCGGCGAGCCAGTCGCCTCCCTCCGGGCCGTTGCCGAGCGGGCGCACGCACTGTCCGTCGAGCGCGAGGCCCACCTGTTCGCCCGCCGTGCCGAGGAACTGATGGCCGAGCTTGCGGACGGCACATCCCGCTGA
- a CDS encoding FAD-dependent oxidoreductase — MDDWGVRMVSDEEADVVVIGSGMGGLAAARTIAQFGGKRVLVLEQHYTLGGMTHEFSRAGRYRFGTGLHYMSGSAGPFLGFMTDGRAQLSPLPDEYDALHFPGFDFAVPATKERFRARLKERFPGEADAIDGFFRTTRWAMAGLTARNVFASFPAGVRRAGAPIVERLFPSTFRSLRDQVSRSFRDPRLRAVLAARWGLYGTPPASSAFGYHAAVPLTFFMEGTAHPVGGPQELNRVVLEILQRYDVVLRSRQRVHEVVVEGGKVAGVDVEDTATGRRYRVRTDTVVSAAGVRNTYALIGKSHELAELPEERSAVMLFLGLNRSPAEFGLRGENHWFMPDLDEHDSVHRPPGEGTLYVSFASLNNPAARFHTVELLELVDPKVVDQWRGTPENERPDSYRKFKDELTGRLIARLEERWPGFRETIAFAELATPLSFETYQHSVLGSFYGLAATPQRLRSARAGCRTPVKGLFVAGQDAWGSGVVGALAGGLMAANAVLKPRQLGTMWQAIRSGGVARDPATPWEGYLRVAGIEVLTPTVRRIRFEPLDGDTMPFAFAAGQYVKVHLPVAIEPIERSYSICSSPGESGFVEIAVKHEPDGLGSGFLHEELEVGLALRVSGPHGEFTWDPGTEADTLLLIAGGVGITPLMSVLLAAADAGHTGRIVLLASYRTEDEVVFGPEIEALRSRLPGLAVSIFVTEREGRIGLDELRPHVGPKTRVHLCGPAPMMQDLIGRLTELGVPREAIHTEAFVSGRSKETRREKAHAIAVAAAAAGVTEFMIGTVGGDPAFPCSPGQSVLDAANAVGVALPQSCGEGACGTCRVRVLSGAYETDDRGMFSADELAAGWRLACQTLPTEDLVIGQ, encoded by the coding sequence ATGGATGACTGGGGGGTGCGGATGGTGTCGGACGAGGAAGCCGATGTGGTGGTGATCGGGTCGGGTATGGGCGGTCTCGCGGCGGCGCGCACGATCGCGCAGTTCGGCGGGAAGCGTGTTCTCGTCCTCGAACAGCACTACACGCTCGGTGGGATGACGCACGAGTTCTCCCGCGCCGGGCGATACCGGTTCGGCACCGGGCTGCATTACATGAGCGGGAGCGCCGGCCCGTTCCTCGGGTTCATGACGGACGGGCGGGCGCAGCTTTCGCCCCTGCCGGACGAGTACGACGCACTGCACTTCCCGGGGTTCGATTTCGCCGTCCCCGCCACGAAGGAACGGTTCCGTGCGCGTCTGAAGGAACGGTTCCCCGGGGAGGCCGACGCCATCGACGGCTTCTTCCGGACCACGCGCTGGGCCATGGCCGGGCTCACCGCGCGCAATGTCTTCGCATCGTTCCCCGCCGGCGTACGAAGAGCGGGTGCGCCCATCGTCGAGCGGCTCTTCCCGTCGACGTTCCGATCGTTGAGGGACCAGGTTTCCCGCAGCTTCCGCGATCCGCGTCTGCGGGCCGTTCTGGCCGCGCGGTGGGGGCTGTACGGCACTCCGCCGGCATCGAGCGCGTTCGGCTATCACGCGGCGGTCCCGCTGACCTTCTTCATGGAAGGCACCGCGCACCCCGTGGGCGGCCCGCAGGAGCTCAACCGGGTCGTTCTGGAGATCCTGCAGCGGTACGACGTGGTGCTGCGCTCCCGGCAGAGGGTTCACGAGGTCGTCGTCGAGGGTGGCAAGGTGGCCGGCGTCGACGTCGAGGACACCGCCACCGGCCGCCGCTACCGTGTGCGGACGGACACCGTTGTCTCGGCGGCCGGAGTTCGCAACACGTACGCCCTGATCGGGAAAAGCCACGAACTGGCGGAGCTGCCCGAGGAACGGTCGGCGGTCATGCTGTTTCTCGGACTGAACCGGTCGCCGGCCGAGTTCGGGCTGCGCGGCGAGAACCACTGGTTCATGCCGGATCTCGACGAGCACGACAGCGTTCATCGCCCTCCGGGGGAAGGCACGCTGTACGTCTCGTTCGCCTCGCTCAACAACCCCGCCGCCCGTTTCCACACGGTGGAGCTGCTGGAACTCGTCGATCCGAAGGTGGTCGACCAGTGGCGCGGGACGCCCGAGAACGAGCGACCGGACAGCTACCGGAAGTTCAAGGACGAGCTGACCGGACGGCTGATCGCCCGCCTGGAGGAACGCTGGCCCGGCTTCCGGGAGACGATCGCATTCGCCGAACTGGCGACGCCGCTGTCGTTCGAGACCTATCAGCACAGCGTGCTGGGCTCCTTCTACGGACTCGCGGCGACTCCCCAGCGGTTGCGCTCGGCTCGGGCGGGATGCCGTACTCCGGTCAAGGGCCTCTTCGTGGCCGGGCAGGATGCCTGGGGGTCCGGCGTGGTGGGGGCGCTGGCGGGAGGGCTGATGGCGGCGAACGCTGTCCTGAAACCGCGGCAGCTCGGGACGATGTGGCAGGCCATCCGTTCCGGCGGGGTGGCCCGGGATCCGGCCACGCCCTGGGAGGGTTATTTGCGGGTGGCCGGCATCGAGGTGCTGACCCCGACGGTCCGGAGGATCCGCTTCGAACCCCTGGACGGAGACACGATGCCGTTCGCGTTCGCCGCCGGGCAGTACGTGAAGGTCCACCTGCCCGTCGCCATCGAGCCGATCGAACGGTCGTACTCGATCTGCAGCAGTCCCGGGGAGAGCGGCTTCGTCGAGATCGCTGTGAAGCACGAGCCGGACGGCCTGGGCTCGGGATTCCTGCATGAGGAACTGGAGGTCGGGCTGGCGTTGCGCGTGAGTGGCCCGCACGGCGAGTTCACCTGGGATCCAGGCACCGAGGCGGACACACTCCTGCTCATCGCCGGGGGCGTCGGGATCACCCCGCTGATGAGCGTCCTGCTCGCGGCCGCCGACGCCGGTCACACGGGGCGGATCGTCCTGCTGGCGAGCTACCGGACCGAGGACGAGGTGGTGTTCGGGCCGGAGATCGAGGCGCTGCGGTCCCGGCTGCCGGGGCTGGCGGTGTCGATCTTCGTCACCGAACGGGAGGGACGGATCGGTCTGGACGAGCTGCGGCCCCACGTAGGCCCGAAGACCCGCGTGCACCTGTGCGGGCCGGCGCCCATGATGCAGGACCTGATCGGCCGCCTGACAGAACTGGGGGTGCCGCGAGAGGCCATCCACACCGAGGCGTTCGTGTCGGGCCGGAGCAAGGAGACCCGCCGGGAGAAGGCGCACGCCATCGCAGTCGCCGCCGCGGCGGCGGGTGTCACGGAGTTCATGATCGGCACGGTGGGCGGCGACCCGGCGTTCCCGTGCAGCCCGGGGCAGTCGGTCCTCGACGCCGCCAACGCCGTCGGTGTCGCATTGCCCCAGTCGTGCGGCGAAGGCGCTTGCGGCACTTGCAGGGTGCGGGTGCTTTCCGGCGCCTACGAGACCGACGACCGGGGGATGTTCTCCGCCGACGAGTTGGCGGCGGGCTGGCGGCTGGCCTGCCAGACACTGCCCACCGAGGACCTGGTGATCGGTCAGTAG
- a CDS encoding alpha/beta fold hydrolase, which produces MSGNPTIVLVHGAFADSSGFNAVAKRLVADGYPVVAAPNPLRGLAFDAKHVKALLDSIEGPIVLVGHSYGGAVISTAAEGNANVKALVYLAAFVPETGESAQALVEKFPGSTVGESLKPVPLPDGQVDLYIDPKVFHPHFAADVSAEEATLYSITQRPATGAALGEPATGPQAWHTIPNYNLISGADRIIPPATQEFMAQRSGAKTQVVEGASHMVFVSRPGATVALIETAVQEQTLPQ; this is translated from the coding sequence GTGAGCGGGAATCCGACGATCGTGCTCGTACACGGAGCCTTTGCCGACAGCAGCGGCTTCAACGCCGTCGCCAAGCGGCTTGTCGCCGACGGCTATCCAGTGGTCGCCGCGCCGAATCCACTTCGAGGGCTCGCCTTTGACGCGAAACACGTCAAGGCACTGCTGGACAGCATCGAGGGACCGATCGTGCTGGTCGGGCACTCGTACGGCGGTGCGGTCATCTCCACCGCCGCCGAGGGAAACGCGAACGTGAAGGCACTGGTCTACCTGGCGGCGTTCGTGCCGGAGACGGGCGAGAGCGCGCAAGCACTGGTTGAGAAATTCCCGGGCAGCACCGTGGGCGAGTCCCTCAAGCCTGTGCCGCTGCCCGACGGACAGGTAGACCTCTACATCGACCCGAAGGTCTTTCATCCCCATTTCGCGGCCGACGTGTCGGCAGAGGAAGCCACTCTCTACTCGATCACGCAACGCCCGGCCACCGGCGCCGCCCTGGGCGAGCCCGCCACCGGTCCGCAGGCATGGCACACGATCCCGAACTACAACCTGATCAGCGGCGCCGACAGGATCATCCCACCGGCGACGCAGGAGTTCATGGCCCAGCGCTCCGGCGCGAAGACCCAGGTGGTCGAGGGCGCTTCGCACATGGTGTTCGTCTCCCGGCCGGGCGCGACCGTGGCCCTCATCGAGACAGCCGTGCAGGAGCAGACGCTCCCGCAATAG
- a CDS encoding 2TM domain-containing protein yields MHKSEKAMRWGLRIHLLWYIIANVAQVVLWGILTPDHFFWPLWSILGWGIGLVIHFWVIRSKSRSLVRS; encoded by the coding sequence ATGCACAAAAGCGAAAAGGCCATGAGATGGGGCCTGCGGATCCACCTTTTGTGGTACATCATCGCCAATGTGGCCCAGGTGGTGCTGTGGGGGATTCTCACACCCGACCACTTCTTCTGGCCCTTGTGGTCGATTCTGGGCTGGGGTATCGGGCTGGTGATCCACTTCTGGGTGATTCGTTCGAAGTCCCGATCACTCGTCCGGTCATGA